A window from Enterocloster bolteae encodes these proteins:
- a CDS encoding HPr family phosphocarrier protein, which produces MTERSFILKDEMGLHARPAAMLMVRMLHVSSTVEIICGDRRADGKDVMSIMAMNTTAGDEVIFRIDGPDEEAAMKEVEAVLETGA; this is translated from the coding sequence TTGACAGAGCGGAGCTTTATCTTAAAAGACGAAATGGGGCTTCACGCAAGGCCGGCCGCCATGCTTATGGTCAGGATGCTCCATGTAAGCTCCACCGTGGAAATCATCTGCGGGGACCGCAGGGCGGACGGGAAGGATGTCATGAGCATCATGGCCATGAACACCACGGCAGGAGATGAGGTCATCTTCCGCATCGACGGACCCGATGAGGAAGCTGCCATGAAAGAAGTGGAAGCTGTCCTGGAAACCGGTGCCTGA
- a CDS encoding O-acetylhomoserine aminocarboxypropyltransferase/cysteine synthase family protein → MSKQSLDTICIQGGWEPKNGEPRQLPIYQSTTFKYTTSEQMGRLFDLEENGYFYTRLANPTNDAVASKICQLEGGVGAMLTSSGQAATFYAILNICQAGDHVISSSTIYGGSTNLFTVTFPKMGVECTLVNPDADEAELAKAFRPNTKVVFAESIANPALTVLDFEKFARLAHSHGVPLIVDNTFATPINCRPFEWGADIVTHSTTKYMDGHAATVGGCIVDSGNFDWEAHHDKFKGLTEPDESYHGIVYTQKFGRLAYIQKATAQLMRDLGSIQSPQNAFLINIGLETLHLRVPRHCESAFKVASYLQSREDVAWVKYPGLPGDKYYELAQKYMPKGTCGVISFGLKGGRQAASVFMDKLKLCSIETHVADSRTAVLHPASHTHRQLTDEQLVEAGVDPSMIRFSVGLESAADVIEDIRQALED, encoded by the coding sequence ATGAGCAAACAATCATTAGACACAATCTGCATACAGGGAGGCTGGGAGCCAAAGAACGGCGAGCCCAGACAGCTTCCCATATACCAGAGCACTACCTTTAAATATACCACCAGTGAGCAGATGGGACGGCTTTTTGACCTGGAGGAAAACGGCTATTTTTATACCAGGCTGGCCAACCCAACCAATGACGCAGTGGCATCAAAGATCTGCCAGCTGGAGGGCGGGGTGGGGGCCATGCTCACTTCTTCGGGACAGGCAGCTACCTTTTATGCTATATTGAATATCTGCCAGGCGGGAGACCATGTAATCAGCTCCTCCACCATATACGGCGGTTCCACCAACCTGTTTACCGTTACCTTCCCCAAGATGGGAGTGGAGTGCACTCTGGTGAATCCGGATGCGGATGAGGCGGAACTGGCAAAGGCGTTCAGGCCTAACACCAAAGTGGTATTTGCAGAGAGCATTGCCAATCCTGCCCTGACAGTACTTGATTTTGAGAAGTTTGCCCGTCTGGCGCACAGCCATGGTGTACCTCTGATTGTGGACAATACCTTTGCAACCCCTATTAACTGCCGTCCCTTTGAGTGGGGCGCAGACATTGTGACGCACAGCACCACAAAATATATGGACGGCCATGCGGCCACAGTAGGCGGATGCATTGTGGACAGCGGAAATTTTGACTGGGAGGCCCATCATGACAAATTTAAGGGCCTGACAGAGCCGGATGAGTCATATCACGGCATTGTGTATACCCAGAAATTTGGCAGGCTGGCTTATATCCAGAAGGCCACAGCCCAGCTTATGAGGGATTTGGGTTCCATCCAGTCCCCTCAGAATGCATTCCTGATTAATATTGGCCTGGAGACCCTTCATTTAAGGGTGCCGAGACACTGTGAGAGTGCCTTTAAGGTGGCCTCCTACCTTCAGTCCAGGGAAGATGTGGCCTGGGTAAAATATCCGGGACTTCCAGGGGATAAGTACTATGAGCTGGCTCAGAAATACATGCCAAAGGGTACCTGCGGCGTTATCTCCTTTGGTTTAAAGGGTGGGCGTCAGGCAGCTTCCGTGTTCATGGATAAGCTGAAGCTGTGCTCCATCGAAACCCATGTGGCTGATTCCAGGACAGCTGTTCTTCATCCGGCCAGCCATACCCACCGTCAGCTTACGGACGAACAGCTGGTGGAGGCAGGCGTGGACCCGTCCATGATTCGTTTCAGCGTGGGACTGGAGTCCGCCGCCGACGTGATTGAGGATATCCGCCAGGCGTTAGAAGATTAA
- a CDS encoding autorepressor SdpR family transcription factor, translating to MSFGDTFKALSDPTRREILNLLKQGSMTAGQIVEHFDTTGATISHHLNILRQAGLIEDRKSGKYIYYELNTTVFQEVLSWMHSLMEEDKHEKK from the coding sequence ATGTCCTTCGGTGACACATTCAAAGCCCTGTCCGACCCCACCCGCCGCGAGATACTTAACCTGTTAAAGCAGGGAAGCATGACCGCGGGACAGATTGTGGAACATTTTGACACAACAGGAGCAACTATTTCCCATCACCTGAATATACTCAGGCAGGCGGGACTTATAGAGGACCGGAAATCGGGCAAATATATTTATTACGAGCTTAATACCACTGTATTTCAGGAAGTTCTTTCCTGGATGCATTCATTAATGGAGGAAGACAAACATGAAAAAAAATAA
- the nagE gene encoding N-acetylglucosamine-specific PTS transporter subunit IIBC — MMKYLQKLGKAIMLPVAVLPVAAIMMGIGYAMCPATMQGGDVTGIIQIIGFALVKIGSAVIDKLPMLFAVGVAIGLSKDQHGAAGLAGLVAFLTVTTVLNSGVVATMMGAEEAPLAFSKIDNAFIGIISGITASVCYNKFSSAQLPTALAFFSGKRCVPIVTSFVMVAESAILYFVWPMLFNALVWVGEHIMGLGPVGAGLYAFANRLLIPTGLHHALNAVFWFDIAGIADINKFWGFAEGGIKGVTGMYQAGFFPVMMFGLPAAAFAMYQTAKPEKKQYAAGILIAGAVASFVSGVTEPLEFSFMFLAPGLYLVHAVLTGISVAVAAAFHWTAGFCFSAGVTDFIFSCRLPMANQPFMLLVQGVVFAVIYYVVFRAVITKFDLPTPGREKEDLDAEMTAVLANDDFTKVAAIILEGLGGKGNVVTLDNCITRLRLEIKDYTLVDEKKIKSAGVAGVMRPSKTSVQVIVGTKVQFVADEMQKML; from the coding sequence ATGATGAAGTATTTGCAGAAACTAGGTAAGGCCATCATGCTTCCTGTTGCCGTTCTGCCGGTTGCAGCTATTATGATGGGTATTGGCTATGCTATGTGTCCTGCCACCATGCAGGGCGGTGACGTAACCGGTATCATCCAGATTATTGGTTTTGCGCTGGTGAAGATTGGCAGTGCCGTAATCGACAAGCTGCCCATGCTGTTTGCAGTAGGTGTGGCAATCGGTTTATCAAAGGACCAGCACGGTGCGGCAGGTCTTGCAGGCTTGGTTGCATTTCTGACTGTCACCACAGTACTTAACAGCGGAGTTGTTGCCACAATGATGGGCGCAGAAGAAGCTCCTCTGGCCTTCTCCAAGATTGACAACGCGTTTATCGGTATCATTTCCGGTATTACAGCGTCCGTTTGTTACAACAAGTTCAGCAGCGCGCAGCTGCCGACCGCACTTGCTTTCTTCTCAGGAAAGCGCTGTGTGCCCATCGTTACATCCTTCGTAATGGTTGCAGAGTCCGCCATCCTGTACTTTGTATGGCCGATGCTGTTCAACGCCCTTGTATGGGTTGGCGAGCATATCATGGGACTTGGTCCTGTAGGCGCAGGTCTCTATGCATTTGCAAACCGTCTCCTGATTCCGACCGGACTGCATCACGCACTGAACGCAGTATTCTGGTTTGACATTGCAGGAATTGCTGATATCAACAAATTCTGGGGCTTCGCAGAAGGCGGAATCAAGGGAGTTACCGGTATGTACCAGGCAGGATTCTTCCCGGTAATGATGTTCGGCCTTCCGGCAGCTGCATTTGCAATGTACCAGACAGCAAAGCCAGAGAAGAAGCAGTATGCGGCAGGTATCCTGATTGCAGGAGCAGTAGCATCCTTCGTATCAGGCGTTACCGAGCCTCTGGAATTCTCCTTCATGTTCCTGGCTCCCGGACTGTACCTTGTACACGCCGTTCTGACCGGTATTTCCGTAGCAGTAGCAGCCGCATTCCACTGGACCGCAGGCTTCTGCTTCAGCGCAGGCGTAACGGACTTCATCTTCAGCTGCAGGCTTCCAATGGCCAACCAGCCATTTATGCTGTTAGTACAGGGTGTTGTATTCGCAGTTATCTACTACGTAGTATTCCGCGCCGTCATCACCAAATTCGACCTTCCAACACCAGGACGTGAGAAAGAAGATTTAGACGCAGAAATGACAGCCGTATTAGCAAACGACGATTTCACCAAGGTAGCAGCCATTATATTAGAAGGATTAGGCGGCAAAGGAAATGTAGTAACATTAGACAACTGCATTACAAGGCTGAGATTAGAGATAAAAGACTACACATTAGTAGACGAGAAAAAGATAAAATCCGCAGGCGTAGCCGGAGTCATGAGGCCCAGCAAGACATCTGTACAGGTAATAGTAGGAACCAAAGTACAGTTTGTAGCAGACGAAATGCAAAAAATGCTATAG
- a CDS encoding YARHG domain-containing protein, which translates to MKWIKKQRIITICLKGVLAMVILSAMLGLAACRADTGSHISNTGAGAENHGMQDNASAPESLGSQEGKAEPDSFGSQEGNGEPDSSSVPDHDADQPWADEPRRVLTQEELRGFEEYLNRIDNYGFLMSDYKSPEYINLNEVFYSGAGLEQSPLTEEEREMYLKTVGQPELYTDLVRLGTEQMNGFLTEKTGLTLEQMKTGIGWIYLAPYDRYYAEHGDTNIRSFFCPSGEVDGGIYRIRCLSDGYSQFNLESIVTLKQVSKGYQFLSNEIIWDYHGSYKEDAKAPTAEALHYVISAYKMEAEEGGTGIYPAGAVPDDYGSPVFDSDARYYSMEEMEQISWRPELTAVFRNEIYARHGYIFKSDFWNDFFSTFTWYSGEYPADSFDTGVFNEYEKANLKLAVEMEK; encoded by the coding sequence ATGAAATGGATTAAAAAGCAGCGTATCATAACCATATGCCTAAAAGGCGTGCTGGCCATGGTTATCCTGTCAGCAATGCTGGGTCTGGCGGCATGCCGCGCAGATACAGGGAGCCATATAAGTAATACCGGGGCAGGCGCGGAAAATCATGGGATGCAGGATAATGCCAGCGCACCGGAGAGCTTGGGCAGCCAGGAAGGTAAGGCGGAGCCGGACAGCTTTGGAAGCCAGGAAGGTAACGGGGAGCCGGACAGTTCCTCTGTCCCGGATCATGACGCAGACCAACCCTGGGCAGATGAACCAAGGCGGGTTCTGACGCAAGAGGAGCTGCGCGGTTTTGAGGAATATCTGAACCGGATCGACAACTACGGATTTCTTATGTCAGACTACAAAAGCCCGGAATATATAAACCTGAATGAAGTGTTTTATTCCGGAGCCGGCCTGGAACAGTCCCCGTTAACAGAGGAAGAAAGGGAAATGTACCTGAAAACCGTTGGACAGCCGGAGCTTTACACAGACCTGGTGAGGCTGGGTACGGAGCAGATGAACGGGTTTCTTACAGAGAAAACCGGACTGACGCTGGAACAGATGAAAACAGGGATTGGGTGGATTTACCTGGCTCCCTATGACCGGTATTATGCGGAACACGGCGATACCAACATAAGAAGTTTCTTCTGCCCCAGCGGCGAGGTGGATGGCGGGATATACAGGATACGGTGTCTTTCCGACGGATACAGCCAGTTTAATCTGGAAAGCATAGTAACCCTGAAGCAGGTGTCCAAAGGATATCAGTTTTTATCCAATGAAATCATATGGGATTATCATGGCTCCTATAAGGAGGATGCAAAAGCCCCTACGGCAGAAGCACTGCATTACGTTATATCGGCTTACAAAATGGAGGCTGAGGAAGGAGGCACAGGCATATACCCTGCGGGGGCAGTGCCTGATGACTATGGTTCACCTGTATTTGATTCCGATGCCAGATATTATTCCATGGAGGAAATGGAGCAGATTAGCTGGAGGCCGGAACTGACAGCGGTATTCCGCAACGAGATTTATGCCCGCCATGGATATATTTTTAAGAGTGATTTCTGGAATGATTTTTTCAGCACATTTACCTGGTATTCAGGGGAATACCCCGCAGATTCCTTTGACACAGGCGTGTTCAATGAATATGAGAAGGCTAATCTGAAGCTGGCGGTTGAAATGGAAAAATAA
- a CDS encoding diguanylate cyclase domain-containing protein, with the protein MKQIIRKRLCIVILTAMLTTLLINYCIEIHNAQNEMYTSAREMFWQVGQILDQNEKEAEKERENLKEQCFIRAKAIAYILQDRPQVTGDQQEMEKIARLLQVDEFHLFDTKGNLYAGSEPKYFGLNFNSGQQMQFFLPMLENYDLQMCQDITPNTAEGKLMQYAAVWREDRKGIIQVGLEPTTVLDSMKLTELSYIFSLVTSEKDSTVYAIDPESETILGSTDETLVGKQIQEIGLHPDQLSVTNRAVRAVLNQKDSYCVFGKSNSVILGMSATSASLYREVNRSTLMVAVYLIGLSLLMITFISKDIDRYILEGISSIHNNLVKITKGNLDTRVEVDSTPEFRELSFQINKMVESLLDTTNKISKILEMVRVPIGVYEYNRDMKRVMATSRLAGILRLKDQEAEELLADHCLFEQKMDDLRSRPVEREERIYQLEGSDLRYIRLESFERENSVLGMIADVTDDVMEKKQIERERDIDLLTGMYNRRAFYRHMEQLLREPEQLDHGMMLMADADNLKQVNDKYGHENGDRYLTAIAGLLKGCGWSNCIAARLSGDEFALFLYKCSSRNQLMEYEAGLRKTMETCTAELDNGERIQVRFSDGYAFYPEDGTDTACLLKHADESMYEAKRAYKAASVGKKDESRGSKEGNVS; encoded by the coding sequence ATGAAGCAGATTATCCGCAAGCGGCTATGCATCGTAATCCTGACAGCCATGCTGACCACCCTCCTCATCAACTATTGCATAGAAATCCACAATGCCCAAAACGAAATGTATACCAGCGCCCGGGAAATGTTCTGGCAGGTAGGCCAGATACTGGACCAAAACGAAAAAGAGGCAGAAAAAGAAAGAGAAAACCTGAAAGAGCAATGTTTCATCCGGGCCAAAGCAATCGCCTACATCCTGCAGGACCGTCCCCAGGTCACGGGAGACCAGCAGGAGATGGAAAAGATAGCCCGCCTGCTGCAGGTAGACGAGTTCCACTTATTTGACACAAAAGGCAATCTATACGCCGGATCCGAGCCCAAATACTTTGGCCTTAACTTTAACTCCGGCCAGCAAATGCAGTTTTTCCTGCCAATGTTAGAGAACTATGATCTTCAGATGTGCCAGGACATAACCCCCAACACAGCAGAGGGAAAGCTGATGCAGTATGCGGCGGTCTGGCGTGAAGACAGAAAGGGTATCATACAGGTAGGTTTAGAGCCGACAACGGTTTTGGATTCCATGAAGCTGACCGAGCTGTCCTACATATTCTCCCTGGTCACATCAGAAAAGGACTCCACCGTATACGCCATAGATCCTGAGAGCGAAACCATACTGGGATCCACAGATGAAACACTGGTGGGAAAACAAATCCAGGAGATAGGACTTCACCCGGACCAGCTGTCCGTCACCAACCGGGCAGTCAGGGCAGTGTTAAACCAGAAGGACAGCTACTGCGTTTTTGGAAAGAGCAATTCCGTTATACTGGGCATGTCCGCTACCAGCGCTTCACTGTACCGGGAAGTGAACAGAAGCACCCTTATGGTGGCAGTATATCTCATAGGACTGTCCCTGCTGATGATCACGTTCATTTCCAAAGACATAGACCGCTATATTCTGGAAGGAATATCCTCCATACACAATAACCTGGTAAAAATAACCAAGGGAAATCTGGACACCAGGGTAGAGGTGGACAGCACGCCGGAATTCAGGGAACTGAGCTTCCAAATCAACAAAATGGTAGAGAGTCTTTTGGATACCACCAACAAGATATCAAAAATTCTGGAGATGGTCAGGGTTCCCATAGGCGTATATGAATATAACCGGGATATGAAGCGCGTCATGGCGACCAGCCGTCTGGCAGGCATCCTCAGGCTTAAGGACCAGGAAGCAGAGGAGCTTTTGGCAGACCATTGCTTATTCGAGCAAAAGATGGATGACCTGAGAAGCCGTCCGGTGGAGCGGGAAGAGAGAATTTACCAGTTGGAGGGCTCTGATTTGCGCTATATCCGACTGGAATCCTTTGAGCGGGAGAACAGTGTTCTCGGCATGATTGCAGATGTGACAGATGATGTTATGGAGAAGAAGCAAATTGAGCGTGAGCGGGACATTGACCTGTTGACAGGCATGTACAACAGAAGGGCATTTTACCGCCATATGGAACAGCTGCTCAGGGAGCCGGAGCAGTTAGACCATGGCATGATGCTCATGGCTGACGCGGATAACCTGAAACAGGTCAATGACAAGTACGGCCATGAAAATGGGGACCGTTACCTGACAGCCATTGCGGGCCTGCTCAAAGGCTGCGGCTGGAGCAACTGTATTGCAGCCCGCCTCAGCGGGGACGAGTTTGCGCTGTTCCTATATAAATGCAGTTCACGAAACCAATTGATGGAATATGAGGCCGGGCTTAGAAAAACCATGGAAACATGTACGGCAGAGCTGGATAACGGAGAACGCATACAAGTGCGTTTTTCGGACGGATACGCCTTTTATCCTGAGGACGGCACCGATACAGCCTGCCTGCTAAAACATGCAGACGAATCCATGTATGAGGCAAAGCGGGCCTATAAGGCAGCGTCGGTCGGGAAAAAAGATGAGAGCAGAGGCAGTAAGGAGGGCAATGTTTCATGA
- a CDS encoding SdpI family protein — MKKNNRKISKWDIMYWLTALVPFIISVCFYNRLPDLVPTHWGTDNVADGYSSRNMAAFGIPAFMFLMAVMVNVIYRIDPKRENISRSRELKQITRWFVVLLAVMVQFVIVLSGIGVDINVGSMVSIPIALMFVAAGNYLPKCRQNYTMGIKLPWTLADEDNWNRTHRMAGYVWTAGGILMLIMGFFHLASLFFLVFMAMVLIPSVYSYLIYRKKLKGI; from the coding sequence ATGAAAAAAAATAACAGGAAGATCTCCAAGTGGGATATAATGTACTGGCTTACGGCCCTTGTGCCTTTTATCATTTCCGTCTGTTTTTATAACCGCCTGCCGGATCTGGTTCCCACCCACTGGGGGACGGACAATGTGGCAGATGGTTATTCCAGCCGCAATATGGCCGCTTTCGGCATACCGGCCTTTATGTTTCTCATGGCAGTGATGGTAAATGTGATTTACCGGATTGACCCCAAACGTGAAAACATCAGCCGCTCCAGGGAACTGAAGCAGATTACCCGCTGGTTTGTGGTCCTGCTGGCGGTGATGGTCCAGTTTGTGATTGTTCTGTCCGGCATCGGTGTGGATATCAACGTGGGAAGCATGGTAAGCATTCCCATTGCACTGATGTTCGTGGCGGCAGGCAATTACCTGCCCAAATGCAGACAGAACTACACCATGGGAATCAAGCTTCCGTGGACCCTGGCAGATGAGGATAACTGGAACAGGACTCACCGCATGGCCGGCTATGTATGGACGGCAGGGGGAATACTGATGCTGATTATGGGATTTTTTCATCTGGCATCCCTGTTCTTCCTGGTTTTCATGGCAATGGTCCTGATTCCAAGTGTGTATTCCTATCTGATTTACCGGAAAAAGCTGAAAGGAATATAA
- a CDS encoding DUF362 domain-containing protein, with protein sequence MAVSNVYYTNMRTTLTENLLQKLERLVKKAGMMDIDFNNKYTAIKIHFGEPGNLAYLRANYSKVLVDLIRSQSGKVFLTDCNTLYVGRRKNALDHLDAAYENGYNPFTTGCHMIIADGLKGTDEALVPIDGEYVKEAKIGRAIMDADIVISLTHFKGHEATGFGGTLKNLGMGSGSRAGKMEMHNAGKPFVHTDKCIGCGACQRNCAHSAITVLERKASIDTSKCVGCGRCIGACPVDAVDSMCDEANDILNRKIAEYTLAVLKGRPNFHVSLVVDVSPNCDCHSENDAPIVPNVGMFASFDPVALDMACVDAVNSQPVLAGSFLAEQDHHSHDHFINTHPDTNWETCIDHAVKLGLGNKEYNLITI encoded by the coding sequence ATGGCAGTATCAAATGTATACTACACCAACATGAGGACTACACTTACGGAAAATCTCCTGCAGAAGCTGGAGAGGCTGGTAAAAAAAGCCGGCATGATGGATATTGACTTTAACAACAAATACACTGCAATCAAGATTCACTTTGGCGAGCCCGGAAACCTGGCTTACCTGCGTGCCAACTACTCCAAGGTCCTGGTGGATTTAATCCGGTCCCAAAGCGGCAAAGTTTTCCTAACCGACTGCAATACCCTTTATGTGGGAAGAAGGAAGAATGCATTGGACCACCTGGACGCTGCTTATGAGAATGGCTATAATCCCTTTACCACAGGATGTCATATGATTATTGCCGACGGCCTTAAGGGAACGGATGAAGCCCTGGTTCCCATTGACGGAGAGTACGTGAAGGAGGCAAAGATTGGCCGGGCCATTATGGACGCGGACATCGTTATTTCCCTGACCCACTTTAAGGGGCATGAGGCAACCGGTTTTGGAGGCACACTTAAGAACCTGGGCATGGGAAGCGGCTCCAGAGCCGGCAAGATGGAGATGCACAACGCCGGTAAGCCTTTTGTACATACGGATAAATGTATCGGATGCGGCGCCTGTCAGAGAAACTGCGCCCACAGCGCCATCACGGTCCTTGAACGCAAAGCCTCCATTGATACAAGCAAGTGTGTTGGATGCGGCCGCTGTATCGGAGCCTGTCCCGTGGATGCGGTGGACTCCATGTGCGACGAGGCCAATGATATACTGAACCGGAAGATTGCCGAGTACACCCTGGCAGTGCTGAAGGGACGTCCGAATTTCCATGTGAGTCTTGTGGTGGACGTATCCCCCAACTGTGACTGTCATTCGGAGAATGACGCCCCCATTGTGCCTAACGTGGGTATGTTTGCTTCATTTGACCCGGTGGCCCTGGACATGGCCTGTGTGGACGCGGTAAACAGCCAGCCCGTGCTTGCCGGAAGTTTTCTGGCGGAGCAGGATCATCACAGCCATGACCATTTCATCAATACGCACCCGGATACCAACTGGGAGACCTGTATTGACCATGCTGTGAAGCTGGGACTTGGCAATAAGGAATATAATCTCATCACCATTTAG
- the licT gene encoding BglG family transcription antiterminator LicT: MKIAKIINNNVVSTCDEEGREIIVMGRGVGFKAKEGNTIDEEKVEKIFRLESQNTMDKFKELLENLPMEHVQISAEIIGYAKEVLNRPINPNVYITLTDHINFALERYKQKMMFSNPLIREVRSFYHAEYLIGEYAIAMIERDLGVKLPVDEAASIALHIVNAEYDAPMGDTIKITNLIQQVLEVVREYFSIELDEQSLSYERFITHLRFLAQRVFTGEHMNLDNLEFQEVIDRLYPEEYACSQKIQALIKLQYRHQVTEEEVAYLALHIKRIRTK, encoded by the coding sequence ATGAAAATAGCTAAAATAATCAATAATAATGTAGTGAGCACCTGCGATGAAGAGGGCAGGGAGATCATCGTCATGGGAAGAGGCGTCGGCTTCAAAGCAAAGGAAGGCAATACCATTGACGAGGAAAAGGTGGAGAAGATATTCCGCCTGGAGAGTCAGAACACCATGGATAAGTTCAAGGAACTGCTGGAGAACCTTCCCATGGAGCATGTACAGATATCGGCAGAAATCATTGGTTATGCCAAAGAGGTTCTTAACCGGCCTATTAACCCAAATGTGTATATCACCCTTACGGATCATATAAACTTTGCACTGGAGCGGTACAAACAGAAGATGATGTTTTCCAATCCCTTAATCAGGGAGGTACGCAGCTTTTACCACGCGGAATATCTCATTGGCGAATATGCCATAGCCATGATTGAAAGGGACCTGGGAGTAAAGCTCCCGGTGGACGAGGCAGCTTCCATTGCCCTTCACATCGTCAATGCGGAGTATGATGCACCTATGGGTGATACAATTAAGATCACCAATCTGATACAGCAGGTATTGGAGGTGGTCAGGGAGTATTTTAGTATAGAGCTGGATGAGCAGTCCCTCAGCTATGAGAGGTTCATCACTCATCTGCGTTTTCTGGCCCAGCGGGTATTTACAGGGGAGCATATGAATCTGGATAACCTGGAGTTCCAGGAGGTCATTGACCGTCTGTATCCGGAGGAATATGCCTGCAGCCAGAAAATACAGGCGCTCATCAAGCTGCAGTATAGGCACCAGGTAACAGAGGAAGAAGTGGCTTACCTGGCCCTGCACATTAAACGTATCAGGACTAAATAA
- a CDS encoding PTS sugar transporter subunit IIA, whose product MFGSLKKLFGGEEKEEKIIAAPVNGTAIPMSQVSDPTFSQEILGKGTAVIPSDGRVVAPADGLVTMVFDTKHAISMQTDNGAELIIHIGLDTVQLKGQYFDAHVAAGDKVKQGDLLLDFDIDKIKEAGYDVTTPVIICNTPQFPKMECVNGMEVRAGETAIIKL is encoded by the coding sequence ATGTTTGGATCACTTAAGAAGTTATTCGGGGGAGAAGAAAAGGAAGAGAAGATAATCGCAGCGCCGGTCAATGGAACAGCCATTCCCATGAGCCAGGTAAGCGACCCCACTTTCAGCCAGGAGATCCTGGGAAAGGGAACAGCAGTCATACCGTCGGACGGCAGGGTAGTTGCGCCGGCAGACGGACTGGTGACCATGGTATTTGACACAAAGCATGCCATCAGCATGCAGACAGACAACGGCGCGGAGCTGATTATCCACATCGGACTTGACACGGTACAGCTTAAGGGGCAGTACTTTGATGCTCATGTGGCAGCAGGGGATAAGGTAAAGCAGGGCGACCTCCTTTTAGACTTTGACATAGATAAGATTAAGGAAGCTGGTTATGATGTGACTACGCCGGTTATTATCTGCAACACGCCTCAGTTTCCAAAGATGGAATGTGTGAACGGAATGGAAGTAAGGGCCGGAGAAACAGCCATCATCAAACTGTAA